In Mesotoga sp. BH458_6_3_2_1, the following are encoded in one genomic region:
- a CDS encoding cell wall metabolism sensor histidine kinase WalK translates to MKKIVPIRIKLTLWYVLFLGVILFAFSVSIYTILSAQLHSEADSSLRIVSSQLLGNIEIIQDYPLFRKTVEMESLTNRLLAEGFAVRLMDSSGDIVEGFGPFGILKASIDLSDRQFASVSTSVGVWRIFTLQIGQWGWIQVGESLSSVRVALFRLSRLMMVIGPTIIILAVLGGFYMAKKSLEPVERITLLAEEVSVEKLDKRLNLTLPNDELGHLASTFDGMLARLEESVKKQRQFTSDAAHELRTPLTAIRSIVDVTLNRDRESDEYVNALVQIENEIVRLASIIDDLLIITRLENSFPKGDFDVFPASVMIDDVLDTIKVLAEEKNIEIVKDCQDDLEITGNRKHLSRALFNLVDNAIKYTPNGGIVRIAAASNHSPGKIEIIVEDNGIGIQSEEIDRIFDRFYRVDKARSQTRGTGLGLSIAREIVKAHEGLISVDSTPGEGSTFKIKLPSKIKKL, encoded by the coding sequence ATGAAGAAGATTGTCCCTATAAGAATCAAGCTTACACTTTGGTATGTTCTCTTTCTTGGAGTTATTCTCTTTGCATTTAGTGTTTCCATATACACTATTCTAAGCGCACAGCTTCATAGTGAAGCCGATTCATCACTGAGAATCGTCTCTTCACAGCTCCTGGGGAATATTGAAATAATCCAGGACTATCCGTTATTCAGGAAGACCGTTGAAATGGAGTCTCTAACCAACCGGTTGCTTGCTGAAGGTTTCGCAGTAAGGCTGATGGACAGTTCGGGGGACATAGTCGAGGGATTTGGACCCTTTGGAATACTTAAAGCCTCGATTGACCTCTCCGACAGGCAGTTCGCAAGTGTCTCGACCTCGGTGGGTGTGTGGAGAATCTTTACTTTGCAGATAGGTCAGTGGGGATGGATTCAGGTAGGTGAGTCTCTGTCAAGTGTAAGAGTGGCACTGTTTCGCCTGTCTCGACTGATGATGGTCATTGGTCCGACAATAATTATTTTGGCGGTGCTGGGCGGCTTCTATATGGCAAAGAAGTCCCTTGAACCAGTCGAAAGAATAACGCTTCTCGCTGAAGAGGTAAGCGTGGAGAAGCTCGACAAAAGATTGAACCTGACTCTGCCCAACGATGAACTCGGTCATCTTGCGAGTACTTTTGATGGGATGCTCGCGAGGCTTGAGGAGTCGGTCAAGAAGCAGAGGCAGTTTACTTCAGATGCGGCTCATGAGCTGAGAACACCTTTGACAGCGATTCGAAGTATAGTAGACGTAACACTTAACAGAGATAGAGAATCCGATGAATACGTGAACGCTCTTGTCCAGATTGAGAACGAAATCGTTCGATTAGCCTCTATTATCGATGACCTTCTGATAATTACCCGCCTCGAGAATAGCTTTCCAAAAGGGGATTTTGATGTCTTTCCGGCAAGTGTCATGATCGATGATGTACTTGACACGATCAAAGTGCTTGCGGAGGAAAAGAATATTGAAATAGTGAAGGACTGCCAAGATGACCTGGAGATAACAGGTAATCGGAAGCATCTTTCAAGAGCACTTTTTAATCTTGTTGACAATGCAATAAAATATACTCCGAACGGTGGCATAGTTCGAATAGCTGCGGCCAGCAATCATTCGCCAGGAAAGATAGAGATAATTGTTGAAGATAACGGTATTGGTATACAGTCCGAGGAGATCGACAGAATCTTCGACAGATTCTACAGAGTTGATAAGGCAAGGTCGCAGACGAGGGGAACAGGTTTAGGTTTATCTATCGCCCGGGAAATTGTCAAGGCTCATGAAGGCCTCATATCTGTGGACAGTACCCCTGGAGAAGGATCTACCTTCAAGATCAAGCTTCCTTCAAAGATTAAAAAACTCTAA
- a CDS encoding response regulator transcription factor, with the protein MRILIVEDEATISTFLQKGLKEEGFFVDAAKDGNEAIMLASSSQYDVIVLDILLPGKNGYEVCSELRASGNYTPVLMLTALDSVDERVKGLNTGADDYLVKPFAFKELLARINALLRRPRETFERVLRVSDLSIDTVSHTVRRGDVEIELSPKEYRLLEYLARNSHQVLSRTQIAESVWDQDFFSDSNVVDVYIRYLRRKIDDPFPTKLINTVRGFGYRLG; encoded by the coding sequence CTGAGAATCCTGATAGTTGAAGATGAAGCTACGATCTCTACTTTTCTTCAGAAAGGTTTGAAAGAAGAGGGTTTTTTCGTCGATGCCGCGAAGGATGGAAATGAAGCGATTATGCTCGCTTCATCTAGTCAGTACGATGTGATAGTACTTGACATACTTCTTCCCGGTAAGAACGGCTATGAAGTCTGCAGTGAACTGAGAGCGAGCGGTAACTACACGCCTGTTCTGATGCTCACTGCTCTTGACTCTGTTGATGAGAGAGTAAAGGGGCTCAATACCGGAGCCGATGACTATCTTGTAAAACCCTTTGCCTTCAAGGAGTTGCTTGCAAGGATAAACGCACTGCTCAGGAGACCACGTGAGACTTTCGAACGAGTTCTAAGGGTCAGTGATCTTTCGATAGATACAGTTTCTCATACTGTCAGGAGAGGCGATGTTGAGATAGAACTCTCGCCGAAGGAATACCGTCTTCTGGAATATCTGGCCAGAAACTCTCACCAGGTACTGAGTCGGACGCAGATTGCGGAAAGCGTATGGGATCAGGACTTCTTCAGTGACTCAAATGTCGTCGATGTCTATATAAGATATTTGAGGAGGAAGATAGATGATCCATTTCCAACAAAGCTCATCAATACGGTGAGAGGCTTCGGTTACAGGCTGGGCTGA
- a CDS encoding alpha/beta hydrolase-fold protein — protein sequence MVKKSILTLIVIFFVGITALSLTFEVTISQEALDTVASLGLETPINGRVFVIVSKDSSREPVAQTDVRGVPFWGKDVFEMSSESVVTISEGDMAVVGYPIELSDLPAGDYFIQALVNVYTTFNRADGHTVLMHDDTGDGQWFWESVGNATSKTKKVYLDPANPGTVELAISEVIMPDYELEPGMVLQQGNYTDSEWVKFIKIKSEVASEFWGKDMYIGANVLLPEGYYDNPGVYYPVIYYQGHFPGGSAPVGFRVNNDVYKFWTEDGNARFIAVSIRDATPYYDTAYSVDSVNSGPYGTAITEELIPYLESQFRMIPEKWARILAGGSTGGWETLAMKVFYPDIFGRTYVWYPDGVDFNYYQLINIYNDDNAYYSDFGWVKTERPSARDTHGNIRFTVKQENYFEMAAGPSNRSGGQWSVWESTYSPLGADGFPQPIWDQLTGEINKDVAEYWKENFDLNYILQENWEEIGPKIAGDVHVTVGDMDNYYLNEAVYLLKAAMEKMENPVSDMTFDFGANQGHGWKGWSPANPEKALALQEWLAQLSEYMIENAPEEVEKNWIY from the coding sequence ATGGTTAAAAAGAGTATTTTGACTCTTATTGTAATCTTTTTTGTTGGAATCACGGCCCTTTCTTTGACATTCGAAGTGACAATTAGCCAGGAAGCGCTGGACACAGTAGCCTCGCTCGGCCTCGAGACGCCAATCAACGGGCGAGTCTTCGTCATTGTCAGCAAGGATTCTTCGAGAGAACCAGTTGCACAGACAGATGTTAGAGGTGTTCCTTTCTGGGGAAAAGATGTATTCGAAATGTCCTCAGAATCCGTAGTCACGATTTCTGAGGGAGATATGGCAGTTGTTGGGTACCCTATTGAACTGTCTGATCTTCCCGCGGGAGATTATTTCATTCAGGCTCTGGTTAATGTCTATACAACGTTCAACAGGGCCGACGGTCACACCGTATTGATGCATGATGATACAGGTGACGGTCAGTGGTTCTGGGAATCTGTTGGTAATGCTACAAGCAAGACAAAGAAAGTGTATCTTGATCCTGCAAACCCTGGAACAGTCGAACTTGCAATCAGTGAAGTAATTATGCCCGACTATGAGCTTGAGCCAGGCATGGTTCTCCAGCAAGGTAACTACACTGACAGTGAATGGGTGAAGTTCATAAAGATCAAGAGTGAGGTCGCATCGGAATTCTGGGGCAAGGACATGTACATAGGAGCGAATGTTCTTCTACCCGAAGGCTATTATGACAATCCCGGTGTTTACTATCCAGTGATCTACTATCAGGGTCATTTCCCCGGTGGATCCGCGCCGGTAGGTTTCAGAGTTAACAACGATGTCTACAAATTCTGGACAGAAGACGGAAATGCGAGATTCATTGCCGTATCTATAAGGGATGCGACACCCTACTACGATACTGCATATTCAGTTGACTCCGTCAATTCAGGTCCTTATGGAACTGCAATTACTGAAGAGCTGATCCCATACCTGGAAAGCCAGTTCAGGATGATCCCTGAGAAATGGGCGAGAATCCTGGCAGGTGGTTCTACTGGTGGATGGGAGACCCTTGCGATGAAGGTCTTCTACCCTGACATCTTCGGAAGAACTTATGTTTGGTATCCAGATGGTGTTGATTTCAACTATTACCAGCTAATCAATATCTACAATGATGACAATGCGTACTACTCTGACTTCGGCTGGGTGAAGACGGAAAGACCTAGCGCGAGAGACACTCACGGAAACATCAGATTCACCGTAAAGCAGGAGAACTACTTCGAAATGGCTGCCGGACCAAGCAACAGATCTGGTGGGCAGTGGTCCGTTTGGGAATCCACATATAGTCCTCTGGGAGCCGACGGATTTCCTCAGCCAATATGGGACCAGCTAACCGGCGAAATAAACAAGGATGTTGCCGAATACTGGAAGGAAAACTTCGATCTAAACTACATTCTTCAGGAAAACTGGGAAGAGATAGGTCCAAAAATCGCCGGAGACGTTCACGTTACAGTAGGCGATATGGACAACTACTATCTAAATGAGGCCGTTTATCTCTTGAAGGCAGCCATGGAGAAAATGGAAAATCCAGTCTCCGACATGACGTTTGACTTCGGTGCAAATCAGGGTCATGGATGGAAGGGATGGAGCCCGGCCAATCCAGAGAAAGCACTTGCTTTACAGGAATGGCTTGCACAGCTCTCAGAATACATGATAGAGAATGCTCCGGAGGAAGTGGAAAAGAACTGGATATACTAG
- a CDS encoding chemotaxis protein, with protein MYYRSKENGIFNFNLYSNYRAVGSRYIATRPSEQEDVVEELNSEDDAKLFEDFIWASLQRVRDYIDFKDFDSFCHGRRQ; from the coding sequence GTGTATTACAGATCAAAGGAAAATGGGATTTTCAATTTCAATCTCTACTCAAATTACAGGGCAGTAGGGAGTCGGTACATCGCTACACGTCCATCGGAGCAAGAAGATGTTGTTGAGGAACTGAACAGCGAAGATGATGCGAAGCTTTTCGAGGATTTCATCTGGGCTTCTCTTCAGAGAGTTCGCGACTATATCGACTTCAAAGACTTTGACAGCTTTTGTCATGGAAGAAGGCAATGA
- a CDS encoding four helix bundle protein, producing MEIERLNIWKLGVELAKDVYILTEKFPKKEVYSLTDQIRRAAISVPSNIAEGKGRSSAKDFINFLSVARGSLYELATQLYIAREIGYLTEQDFSSLSNRIEDLSHKIIAMTKYLRSKK from the coding sequence ATGGAGATCGAAAGGCTTAATATCTGGAAGCTTGGTGTTGAGCTTGCAAAGGATGTCTACATTCTCACAGAGAAGTTTCCTAAGAAAGAGGTCTATAGTCTAACCGACCAAATTCGAAGAGCTGCGATTTCTGTTCCTTCTAATATTGCGGAAGGGAAGGGTCGTTCATCAGCGAAGGATTTCATTAACTTCCTGAGTGTTGCCAGAGGGTCGCTCTATGAATTGGCAACTCAACTGTATATTGCAAGGGAGATTGGATACCTGACTGAACAGGACTTTTCATCACTGAGTAACCGAATCGAGGACCTTTCACATAAGATCATTGCGATGACGAAGTACCTTAGAAGCAAGAAGTGA
- a CDS encoding DUF89 domain-containing protein produces the protein MKIDLRCIPCNINSLLRILDQNHAGEEERKQVVRDFLKGVVEMDWSDTPIDIGRKVGEALEPLFGDHDAFREIKKLSNKNLMEIYEDLKAELLTLDDPLIGALKLSVAGNIIDVAPGHKIDIHTTMSEALSKPFAIDDLKELADRIRRADSLLIVGDNCGEAVLDKLLLDIAGVPNSYFSVRTKPALNDITMEEALEIGTNEVATILDSGADAPGAQEKTMKSDFFDVYSRADVVISKGQGNLEGLSSARREIFFLLMAKCEVIGGFLGVPKGSFVAYKKAESRG, from the coding sequence ATGAAGATTGATCTTAGATGCATCCCCTGCAATATTAACAGCCTTCTTCGAATTCTCGACCAAAATCATGCTGGAGAGGAAGAAAGGAAGCAGGTAGTCAGGGATTTTCTCAAGGGCGTTGTGGAGATGGACTGGTCGGACACTCCAATAGATATCGGAAGAAAGGTAGGCGAGGCTCTGGAACCTTTGTTTGGCGATCATGACGCCTTCAGGGAAATCAAGAAGCTTTCCAACAAGAATCTCATGGAGATCTACGAAGACCTTAAGGCAGAGCTGCTAACTTTGGACGATCCTCTGATTGGCGCGCTTAAGCTCTCAGTTGCGGGAAACATCATAGATGTCGCTCCCGGCCACAAGATCGATATCCATACTACAATGAGTGAAGCTCTATCGAAGCCATTTGCAATAGATGATCTTAAAGAACTGGCAGATAGAATCCGAAGGGCGGACTCTCTGTTGATCGTTGGGGACAACTGCGGAGAGGCCGTTCTCGATAAACTCCTGCTAGATATTGCAGGTGTTCCCAACAGTTATTTTTCCGTCAGAACAAAGCCGGCGCTAAATGATATTACGATGGAAGAGGCTCTCGAGATAGGTACGAACGAAGTTGCAACGATTCTCGACTCGGGTGCAGATGCACCTGGTGCTCAAGAAAAGACAATGAAGAGTGATTTTTTCGATGTCTATTCAAGGGCCGATGTAGTAATCTCTAAAGGACAGGGCAATCTAGAAGGTTTGAGCTCGGCAAGGCGTGAGATCTTCTTCTTGCTCATGGCCAAGTGTGAGGTAATTGGCGGTTTTCTTGGGGTTCCGAAGGGTTCGTTCGTTGCCTACAAAAAGGCAGAATCGAGGGGATAG
- a CDS encoding Orn/Lys/Arg decarboxylase N-terminal domain-containing protein, translating into MELFKDFPVLVVDDDLRSENTGGRATREIVKELQKRGFSVIESYSGYDCRIEFMSHSNVSCVLLDWDLVIKPDAEFLGPGEIIEIIRGRNMLIPIFLMTEKLKVMEIPLEIVSQIDGYVWKLEDSPSFIAGRIEEATERYMDELQPPFLRELIRYVDEFKYSWHTPGHSGGEAFLKSSTGKIFHNFFGENIFRSDLSVSVPELGSLLEHTEAIGESEKSAAKIFGSDETYFVTNGTSTSNKIVFHYCVTPGDIVLIDRNCHKSIMHSIIMTGAIPIYLTPSRNSLGIIGPIHEENFEWSEIEKAIKESPLVEDKENFKIKLAVVTNSTYDGLCYNAKTILDGLEKVVDFVLFDEAWYAYAKFHQMYLGRFGMSPDIDREKSPVVFSTHSTHKLLAAFSQGSMIHVKDGRKRVDHGRFNEAYMMHMSTSPQYAIIASLDVAAKMMAGNAGRFLIDETIQEAIIFRKKMKHLKKEIELKETERKRRWWLEIWQPEKVSIETEDGKRETFDLEDIDESILKDRPDCWYLKANEDWHGFGKLENDYVLLDPVKVTVMTPGITRQGRMRNWGIPATIVTTFLRDRGIVVEKSGHYSFLILFSLGLTKGKSGTLLAELFTFKKLFDEDAPLDDVFPDIVREFPKKYAKMTLQELCKQMHEYLRKVRITKVLKDVYSHNPEQVMLPSKAYSELVNGNTELVRIRELQNRISAVMVVPYPPGIPVIMPGERYTDETKRIVEYLNLSEEFDNKFPGFENEMHGLKMKIDSNNKKRYYTYCLKEIEQPESE; encoded by the coding sequence ATGGAGCTTTTCAAAGACTTTCCCGTTCTTGTTGTCGATGATGATTTACGTTCTGAAAATACCGGTGGAAGAGCTACAAGAGAGATTGTCAAAGAGCTTCAGAAGAGAGGCTTTTCGGTCATAGAATCTTACTCGGGCTACGACTGTAGAATCGAGTTCATGTCTCATTCGAATGTCAGCTGTGTTTTGCTCGATTGGGATCTCGTAATAAAACCAGACGCAGAGTTTCTGGGACCTGGCGAGATTATCGAGATAATCCGTGGTAGAAATATGCTCATTCCAATCTTTCTTATGACAGAGAAACTGAAAGTAATGGAGATTCCTCTTGAAATAGTCAGTCAGATCGATGGCTATGTCTGGAAGCTCGAAGATAGTCCGTCTTTCATTGCGGGAAGAATAGAGGAAGCAACTGAGCGCTACATGGACGAACTACAGCCTCCCTTTCTAAGAGAGCTCATAAGATACGTAGATGAATTCAAGTATTCATGGCACACCCCCGGCCACAGCGGTGGAGAGGCTTTCTTGAAGTCATCTACCGGGAAGATCTTCCATAACTTCTTCGGCGAGAATATTTTCAGGAGCGACTTGTCTGTTTCGGTGCCGGAACTCGGATCGCTCCTTGAGCACACCGAAGCTATTGGAGAATCAGAAAAGTCAGCGGCCAAGATTTTCGGTTCCGACGAGACATACTTTGTGACGAACGGTACCTCCACATCCAACAAGATCGTATTTCATTACTGCGTGACCCCGGGAGACATCGTTCTGATAGATAGAAACTGTCACAAGTCGATTATGCATTCAATAATAATGACGGGCGCAATTCCGATTTATCTTACTCCCAGCAGGAACTCGCTCGGAATAATAGGACCTATTCATGAAGAGAATTTTGAATGGAGCGAGATAGAAAAAGCGATAAAGGAAAGTCCTCTGGTAGAAGACAAAGAGAACTTCAAAATAAAGCTGGCCGTCGTTACAAATTCAACTTACGACGGTCTCTGCTACAATGCAAAGACAATCCTGGACGGGCTTGAGAAAGTGGTAGATTTCGTGCTCTTCGATGAGGCGTGGTATGCGTATGCGAAATTCCACCAGATGTATCTCGGCCGCTTCGGCATGTCGCCAGATATAGACAGGGAGAAGTCCCCGGTTGTCTTCTCTACTCATTCCACCCACAAGCTTCTTGCTGCCTTTTCTCAGGGTTCAATGATTCATGTCAAGGACGGGAGAAAGAGGGTTGATCACGGGAGATTCAACGAAGCATACATGATGCATATGTCAACTTCTCCCCAGTACGCAATAATCGCCTCGCTGGACGTGGCGGCAAAAATGATGGCCGGCAACGCCGGCAGATTCCTGATAGATGAAACTATACAGGAGGCAATTATCTTCAGAAAGAAGATGAAGCATCTAAAAAAAGAGATCGAGCTAAAGGAAACCGAACGAAAGAGAAGATGGTGGCTGGAAATATGGCAACCGGAAAAGGTCTCAATTGAGACAGAAGACGGGAAAAGAGAAACCTTCGATCTCGAAGATATCGATGAATCTATTCTCAAGGACAGACCAGACTGCTGGTATCTCAAAGCAAACGAAGACTGGCACGGATTCGGAAAGCTCGAAAACGACTACGTTCTCTTAGACCCTGTGAAAGTTACTGTTATGACCCCTGGAATAACAAGACAGGGGCGAATGAGAAACTGGGGTATTCCCGCAACGATAGTCACTACCTTCCTTAGAGACAGAGGGATAGTCGTTGAGAAATCCGGTCATTACTCATTCCTCATACTCTTTTCACTCGGACTGACAAAGGGAAAATCCGGAACACTGCTAGCAGAGCTTTTCACTTTCAAGAAGCTATTCGATGAAGACGCTCCTCTGGATGATGTATTTCCGGATATCGTGAGAGAGTTTCCCAAGAAGTATGCAAAGATGACTCTTCAGGAGCTCTGCAAACAGATGCATGAATACCTCAGGAAGGTGAGAATTACGAAGGTCCTCAAGGACGTTTATTCGCATAATCCCGAACAGGTAATGCTTCCTTCAAAGGCATACTCGGAACTCGTCAATGGAAATACTGAGCTAGTGAGAATCCGCGAACTCCAAAACAGAATCTCGGCCGTCATGGTCGTTCCGTATCCTCCCGGAATACCAGTGATAATGCCCGGTGAGAGATATACAGACGAAACAAAGCGTATTGTTGAGTATCTCAATCTCTCCGAGGAGTTCGACAACAAGTTCCCCGGGTTCGAGAATGAGATGCACGGCTTAAAAATGAAGATAGACAGCAACAACAAGAAGAGATACTACACCTACTGCTTGAAGGAGATCGAACAGCCAGAAAGCGAATAG
- a CDS encoding inorganic phosphate transporter: MFLAFLPAVFFGWTLGRNDAANIYGTTVTSGILKYRSAALISSFAVLTGAIVGGAGGMETLSSLSSHTLLSASVNAAAAGISVLLLNRLGLPVSSSQAVVGSVIGIGLLEGGVDWLIVLKIAACWITTPLGAAIAAFLLYRLVGSAFRMIHSIQIQDLILKALAIIIGGFGSFALGANNVANITGTFADIIGIDKAVLIGGLSISAGAVMLSKRVMYTIGTRIVALESFASVIALLAQSLTVLVYAFIGVPVSVSQAIVGAVIGVGLARGSKNFDARLIRRILLGWVSTPVISGLISLALYIAVTSLATHFGK; this comes from the coding sequence ATGTTCCTTGCATTTCTGCCTGCTGTCTTCTTCGGATGGACTCTCGGAAGGAACGATGCGGCAAATATTTATGGTACTACCGTAACGAGCGGAATTTTGAAATATAGATCAGCAGCTTTGATCTCAAGCTTCGCCGTGCTGACGGGCGCAATAGTCGGCGGCGCGGGCGGAATGGAGACTCTTTCAAGCCTGAGTTCTCACACACTTCTATCTGCTTCAGTAAATGCCGCTGCTGCAGGAATATCCGTCCTCCTTCTTAATAGACTGGGATTGCCAGTTTCCTCTTCCCAGGCAGTTGTAGGCTCCGTAATTGGAATTGGCTTACTTGAAGGCGGCGTGGATTGGCTTATCGTGTTGAAGATCGCGGCCTGCTGGATAACAACTCCTCTGGGCGCTGCAATTGCAGCTTTCCTTCTTTATCGACTGGTTGGTTCTGCTTTCAGAATGATCCATTCAATTCAGATACAGGATCTTATCCTAAAAGCACTTGCCATAATTATCGGAGGCTTCGGTTCATTTGCTCTTGGCGCGAACAATGTCGCCAACATTACAGGGACCTTCGCGGACATTATCGGAATCGACAAGGCCGTTCTAATTGGAGGCCTAAGCATTTCAGCAGGTGCAGTAATGTTAAGCAAGAGAGTCATGTACACAATCGGAACGAGGATAGTCGCACTTGAATCTTTTGCATCTGTTATAGCTCTTCTAGCTCAATCACTTACTGTTCTGGTATACGCCTTCATTGGCGTCCCAGTTTCCGTTTCACAGGCAATTGTGGGAGCGGTCATAGGAGTCGGTCTTGCAAGAGGATCCAAAAACTTCGATGCAAGGCTCATCAGGAGAATTCTCTTAGGCTGGGTATCTACACCTGTCATCTCGGGGCTGATCTCACTTGCTCTCTATATAGCAGTTACTTCATTGGCGACGCACTTCGGAAAGTAG
- a CDS encoding nitroreductase family protein: protein MLSKQEIMNAIGQRVTQRKFLEKQLSPEQMKEVDLALGDIIPINSDVPLQWYFTPQFPSGSGIVLAKLKEFTTPKLVKYGFEGEQIVLNLTLKGFSTSWARLPNYLSMIIVGFQANGNEDIVERASRFLYREANRKPFEEVVFGREEYVDSRIKDIVNAGRMAPSSFNRQPWKFEILGKNEIAVHGWKKIPLIYEEVIAIDLGVVLSHMYLMAKAINSEAQVEAKSERTYILRF, encoded by the coding sequence ATGTTAAGCAAGCAGGAGATCATGAATGCTATAGGCCAAAGAGTAACTCAGAGAAAGTTCCTGGAAAAACAGCTGTCTCCTGAGCAGATGAAAGAGGTGGATCTTGCTCTTGGAGACATTATTCCAATAAACTCAGATGTGCCTTTGCAGTGGTATTTCACGCCGCAGTTCCCTTCAGGTTCGGGAATTGTACTGGCGAAACTCAAAGAATTCACGACGCCAAAGCTGGTCAAGTACGGTTTCGAAGGTGAGCAAATAGTCCTTAACTTAACTCTGAAGGGATTCTCTACAAGCTGGGCTCGTCTGCCCAATTATCTATCTATGATTATCGTGGGCTTTCAGGCCAATGGTAATGAGGATATCGTTGAGAGAGCATCACGTTTCTTATACAGAGAGGCCAATAGAAAGCCCTTTGAAGAGGTTGTGTTTGGTAGAGAAGAGTACGTAGACAGCAGGATAAAAGACATTGTGAACGCGGGTAGGATGGCGCCCTCGTCGTTCAATCGACAGCCTTGGAAGTTCGAAATCTTGGGCAAGAACGAAATTGCGGTTCACGGATGGAAGAAAATCCCTTTGATTTATGAAGAGGTAATCGCAATTGATCTAGGCGTTGTGCTCTCCCATATGTACCTTATGGCGAAGGCCATCAATAGTGAGGCACAAGTTGAGGCGAAGAGCGAAAGAACGTACATATTGAGATTCTGA